The following proteins are co-located in the Lepisosteus oculatus isolate fLepOcu1 chromosome 9, fLepOcu1.hap2, whole genome shotgun sequence genome:
- the gorab gene encoding RAB6-interacting golgin, protein MAGWAGFSDEELRRLQQKDQAAQNTSGRGRRHPPTNRSRQQLQREKALQLAAQQDGSGSLPLEQQLTRPKVQAPVPAASTPQEKAVLQRPRSMKSEQEALSEQTIPTTEASPLAKELERQEVELREKSRLEQLQQEQRLMEEKNKRKKALLAKAIAEKSKRTQAETVKLKRIQKELQALDDMVSNDIGILRSRIEQASWDYSIARKRFEKAEAEYIAAKLDLHKKTDIKEQLTEHLYTIIQQNEQRKAGKLEELMKQLELEADEERLELEIEVERMLQQQEDEARRAPSAKQQEETGSADSKGQDPADQQSQKDGPPPESGKEKLAEDPRSQNINSHCEAVVNEVPISAS, encoded by the exons ATGGCTGGGTGGGCAGGCTTCTCGGATGAAGAGCTTCGGAGATTGCAGCAGAAAG ATCAGGCTGCCCAGAACACCTCCGGTCGGGGCCGAAGACATCCTCCAACCAACCGGAGCCGTCAGCAGCTCCAGCGAGAGAAAGCGCTGCAGCTGGCGGCTCAGCAGGATGGCTCCGGTTCTCTGCCACTCGAACAGCAGCTTACCAGACCCAAAGTGCAAGCGCCCGTCCCGGCTGCTTCAACACCCCAGGAGAAAGCGGTCCTTCAAAGACCGAGGAGTATGAAGAGTGAGCAGGAAGCACTGAGTGAACAGACTATACCAACCACAGAGGCTTCTCCCCTTGCCAAGGAACTAGAGAGGCAGGAGGTGGAATT GAGAGAGAAGTCCCGCCTAGAGCAACTTCAGCAGGAACAGCGTCTGATGGAAGAGAAGAATAAACGTAAAAAAGCTCTTCTAGCAAAGGCCATCGCTGAAAA GTCCAAGCGTACCCAGGCTGAAACTGTGAAACTGAAACGAATCCAGAAAGAGCTGCAAGCCCTGGATGACATGGTGTCAAATGACATCGGTATTCTGCGTAGCCGCATAGAACAGGCTAGTTGGGATTATTCCATTGCTCG AAAGCGGTTTGAAAAAGCTGAGGCCGAGTACATCGCAGCGAAGCTGGACCTGCACAAGAAGACGGACATAAAGGAGCAGCTGACGGAGCATTTGTACACCATCATCCAGCAGAACGAGCAGCGCAAGGCCGGGAAACTGGAGGAGCTGATGAAGCAGCTGGAGCTGGAAGCGGATGAGGAGAGGCTGGAGCTGGAGATCGAAGTGGAGAGGatgctgcagcagcaggaggatgAAGCACGGAGGGCACCATCAGCCAAGCAGCAGGAAGAGACTGGGAGTGCCGACAGCAAAGGACAGGACCCCGCCGATCAACAGAGTCAAAAGGACGGTCCCCCCCCTGAATCGGGGAAAGAGAAGCTCGCTGAAGACCCTAGATCACAGAACATCAACTCGCATTGTGAAGCTGTAGTCAATGAAGTACCTATCTCTGCGTCATGA